The genome window TGCGTCCTGGATTTCGCCGAGCAGATCTTCCGGCAAATCAAGGGCCTGCTCCAGCGACAACTGCTGCTTGCCAATGGATTCAGCCAGCAAGGTGTAGACGTTTTTCTCCGAGCATTGCAGTTGGCCGGCGATCTGGATCGGGGTCATGCCGGCACGCGCCAGGCTGATCAGTTCGTGGCGAATATCGGCAACTTCCTTCGGCGCTTCGGCCTGGCCGCCGAGCACTTCGAGGAAGGCCTGCCCGTAACGCTCCAGCTTGCGCGCACCGACGCCGCTGACCCGGGCCATTTCGGCCATCGTGGTCGGCTGCTCGCGCAGCATCTCCAGCAAGGTCGAGTCGGGGAAAATAACGTAAGGCGGCACACTGTGCTCTTGCGCCAATTTGCGCCGCAAGGTGCGCAAGGCTTCCCACTGCTCGCGCTCTTCGCCACGCACCAGCTGGCTGGCCTGGCTGGTGCTGCTTTTGGCGGTGGTCTGCGGCTTGAGGTCGCGACGCAGCTCAAGGCTCACTTCGCCCTTGAGCAGCGGCCGACAACTGTCGTTCAGGCGCAGGCCGCCATAACCTTCCAGGTCGATATCCACCAAGCCGCGCGCGACCATCTGCCGGAACAGTGACCGCCACTCACCTTCTGCACGGGCCTTGCCGACGCCGTAGACCGAGAGTTTTTCGTGGCCGAAGCTGCGCACCTTTTCGTTGTCCTTGCCCAGCAGTACATCCACCAGATGGCCAACGCCATAACGCTGGCCGGTGCGGTAGATGGCCGAAAGGGCCTGACGTGCCGGCTCGGTGGCGTCCCAGGTCTGCACGCCATCCACGCAGTTGTCACAGTGGCCGCACGGCTCGGGCATGTCCTCGTCAAAGTACGCCAGTAATGTTTGACGGCGGCAGCGGGTCTCTTCGCACAATGACAGCATGGCGTCGAGCTTGTGCTGCTCAAGGCGCTTGTGGCGCTCATCGCCTTCAGAGTTCTGCAGCATCTGCTTGAGCATCACCACGTCTTGCAGGCCATAGACCATCCAGGCATCTGCGGGCAAGCCATCACGGCCGGCGCGACCGGTCTCCTGGTAGTACGCCTCAAGGGATTTGGGCAGGTCCATGTGCGCCACAAAACGCACGTTGGATTTGTCGATGCCCATGCCGAAGGCGATGGTCGCGACCATGATCAGGCCTTCCTCGTTGAGGAAGCGTTTCTGGTGGGCGGAGCGCGTTTCATTCGGCAGGCCCGCGTGGTACGGCAGCGCCGGGTAGCCTTGCTCACAGAGGAACGCGGCCACTTCATCCACCTTCTTGCGCGACAGGCAATACACGATGCCCGCATCACTGCGCCGCTCGGACAGGAACGCCAGCAACTGCTTGCGCGGCTGCTCCTTGGGCACGATGCGGTAGAAAATATTCGGTCGGTCGAAGCTCGACAGGAAGCGCTCGGCATTCTGCAAATGCAGGCGCTCGACGATT of Pseudomonas fluorescens contains these proteins:
- the recQ gene encoding DNA helicase RecQ, translating into MLEQAQRVLKDIFGYDSFRGRQGAIIERVASGGDALVLMPTGGGKSLCFQVPALLRNGLAVVVSPLIALMDDQVATLEELGVAAASLNSTLSAEQQRDLAARIKRGEVKMLYLAPERLVQPRMLAFLQSLEIALFAIDEAHCVSQWGHDFRREYLQLGQLAELFPDVPRIALTATADKRTREEIVERLHLQNAERFLSSFDRPNIFYRIVPKEQPRKQLLAFLSERRSDAGIVYCLSRKKVDEVAAFLCEQGYPALPYHAGLPNETRSAHQKRFLNEEGLIMVATIAFGMGIDKSNVRFVAHMDLPKSLEAYYQETGRAGRDGLPADAWMVYGLQDVVMLKQMLQNSEGDERHKRLEQHKLDAMLSLCEETRCRRQTLLAYFDEDMPEPCGHCDNCVDGVQTWDATEPARQALSAIYRTGQRYGVGHLVDVLLGKDNEKVRSFGHEKLSVYGVGKARAEGEWRSLFRQMVARGLVDIDLEGYGGLRLNDSCRPLLKGEVSLELRRDLKPQTTAKSSTSQASQLVRGEEREQWEALRTLRRKLAQEHSVPPYVIFPDSTLLEMLREQPTTMAEMARVSGVGARKLERYGQAFLEVLGGQAEAPKEVADIRHELISLARAGMTPIQIAGQLQCSEKNVYTLLAESIGKQQLSLEQALDLPEDLLGEIQDAFLDGEGELPPVAEIAPLFTGRVPEGVLYCVRAALQSEFEI